Proteins co-encoded in one Halococcoides cellulosivorans genomic window:
- a CDS encoding AAA family ATPase, translating into MKITEIALEDIKSYEGRTTVPFDGGVTAILGENGAGKSTIQEAIGFALFDSLPMTNREFVREGASSGTVEVTFEQTTDDGVERFRVTRSAGRSSHGVHRWDASTEEWVDLDLGTVTELREWLCARFGVEDGDALQSLWESCIGVPQTRFLSDFAQTPANRTRTFDALLDLEAYEESWERLKQVPDAIEAREREVRDEIQTLTGEVQSLPDEREQAAALREEISEIEATIEERESRLAETREAHDELDQCQDAIEDLDRDLDRLDQQIDATESELATAREELDAAREAAETCDATRDDHQRYVAAVERREELTERQSERDALREQHNDVEQTISGLDADVERLEEVADRLDAARATIQETAEDRARYEALDERLDALDDREAEAERLRERIADLDDEIERLEANIADTRETVETIESERESTPDPDSIVSEIRERETQRKTLAAERDRIEAQLDRLSDTAVDAPCPTCDRPLDAEHREAAIDQRQERLEEIDTERATLAAEIDDLRERHEAAQEVQRRVDTLDLHREKLESLETEHESLCEERSEAREDLEAIEDDLEDRSALAAERDALEDAHEAYETAVFRLEEHGDVPDRLDEAREQLAEAEERREAIEAQLADYETLDDDLDAVAETIAATEDAHETFVANRQLAETVADRRETVEQLDATLDDLHDERSDLAADLDDAREAFDAERFEELQATIEDLDAEIERARGTVATKRERLADVREEIDRLESLVEDRAASIDDLRELRADAQFAAWIRENVREAGPKLREIITERIGARANELFRTIRGVASETLEWTSDYEIVVHDADVRKSFSTLSGGEKMAAALAVRLAILEQIAAVGVAFLDEPTANLDRQKKRNLVTQLKRLDSFEQLAVISHDRTFDSMTDATVSVEKSGQASEVVLD; encoded by the coding sequence ATGAAGATCACCGAAATTGCCCTCGAAGACATCAAATCGTACGAGGGCCGGACGACCGTGCCGTTCGACGGCGGCGTGACGGCGATCCTGGGCGAGAACGGCGCGGGCAAGTCGACGATCCAGGAGGCGATTGGGTTCGCGCTTTTCGACTCGCTGCCCATGACGAATAGGGAGTTCGTCCGCGAGGGCGCGAGTTCGGGGACGGTCGAAGTCACCTTCGAGCAGACGACCGACGACGGCGTCGAGCGATTCCGCGTGACCAGATCGGCCGGCCGCTCGTCTCATGGCGTCCACCGGTGGGACGCGTCGACCGAGGAGTGGGTCGATCTGGATCTCGGTACGGTCACCGAACTCCGCGAGTGGCTGTGTGCTCGCTTCGGCGTCGAGGACGGCGACGCGCTCCAGAGTCTCTGGGAGTCCTGTATCGGCGTTCCCCAGACCCGATTTCTCTCGGATTTCGCCCAGACGCCGGCGAATCGGACCCGCACGTTCGATGCGTTGCTCGACCTGGAGGCCTACGAGGAGTCCTGGGAACGGCTGAAACAGGTTCCCGACGCGATCGAGGCTCGCGAACGCGAAGTGCGCGACGAGATCCAGACGCTCACCGGGGAGGTGCAGTCGCTGCCCGACGAACGCGAGCAAGCGGCCGCCCTGCGTGAGGAGATCAGCGAGATCGAGGCGACGATCGAGGAGCGCGAGTCCCGGCTGGCCGAGACACGCGAGGCCCACGACGAACTCGACCAGTGCCAGGACGCGATCGAGGACCTCGACCGCGATCTCGATCGCCTCGATCAGCAGATCGACGCCACCGAGAGTGAACTCGCGACTGCTCGCGAGGAACTCGACGCCGCCCGAGAGGCCGCCGAGACCTGTGACGCCACCCGTGACGATCACCAACGGTACGTCGCGGCCGTCGAGCGCCGTGAGGAACTCACCGAGCGTCAGTCCGAACGGGACGCACTGCGAGAGCAACACAACGACGTCGAACAGACGATCTCGGGACTCGACGCCGACGTGGAGCGTCTGGAGGAGGTCGCTGACCGACTGGACGCGGCCAGAGCGACGATTCAGGAGACTGCCGAAGATCGGGCCCGGTACGAGGCCCTCGACGAACGACTCGACGCGCTGGACGACCGCGAAGCGGAGGCCGAGCGGCTTCGTGAGCGGATCGCAGACCTGGACGACGAGATCGAACGTCTAGAGGCCAACATCGCGGACACGCGTGAGACCGTCGAGACGATCGAGTCCGAGCGCGAGTCGACGCCCGATCCGGATTCGATCGTGAGCGAGATTCGCGAGCGTGAAACGCAGCGCAAAACCCTCGCTGCCGAGCGTGACCGCATCGAGGCCCAACTCGACCGCCTCTCGGACACCGCCGTCGACGCCCCCTGTCCGACCTGTGACCGCCCGCTCGACGCCGAGCATCGCGAGGCCGCGATCGACCAGCGTCAGGAGCGTCTTGAGGAAATCGACACGGAGCGGGCGACGCTCGCGGCCGAGATCGACGACCTTCGTGAGCGCCACGAGGCCGCCCAGGAGGTCCAGCGTCGCGTCGACACCCTCGATCTGCACCGCGAGAAACTCGAATCGCTCGAAACCGAACACGAGTCGCTGTGTGAGGAGCGCAGCGAGGCCCGCGAAGACCTGGAGGCCATCGAAGACGACCTCGAAGACCGGTCGGCCCTCGCCGCCGAGCGCGACGCCCTCGAAGACGCCCACGAGGCCTACGAGACCGCCGTTTTCCGGCTCGAAGAACACGGCGACGTCCCCGATCGGCTCGACGAGGCTCGCGAACAGTTGGCCGAGGCCGAAGAGCGCCGCGAGGCGATCGAGGCCCAACTGGCCGACTACGAAACCCTCGACGACGACCTCGACGCGGTCGCGGAGACGATCGCCGCGACCGAGGACGCTCACGAGACGTTCGTCGCGAACCGACAACTGGCAGAGACCGTCGCGGATCGCCGCGAGACAGTCGAACAACTGGACGCGACACTCGACGACCTGCACGACGAGCGCAGCGATCTCGCGGCCGACCTCGACGACGCGCGCGAGGCGTTCGACGCCGAGCGATTCGAGGAACTCCAGGCGACGATCGAGGACCTCGACGCCGAGATCGAACGCGCTCGCGGGACGGTCGCGACCAAACGCGAGCGCCTGGCCGACGTTCGCGAGGAGATCGACCGGCTGGAATCACTCGTCGAGGACCGCGCTGCGTCGATCGACGACCTCCGGGAACTCCGCGCCGACGCACAGTTCGCCGCCTGGATCCGCGAGAACGTCCGCGAGGCGGGCCCGAAGCTCCGCGAGATCATCACCGAGCGGATCGGGGCGCGCGCGAACGAACTGTTCCGTACGATCCGTGGCGTGGCCAGCGAGACCCTGGAGTGGACCAGCGACTACGAAATCGTCGTCCACGACGCCGACGTCCGAAAGTCGTTTTCGACGCTCAGCGGCGGTGAGAAGATGGCCGCCGCGCTCGCGGTCAGGCTGGCGATCCTCGAACAGATCGCTGCCGTCGGCGTGGCCTTCCTCGACGAGCCGACGGCGAATCTCGACCGCCAGAAAAAGCGCAATCTCGTCACACAGCTCAAACGACTCGACAGCTTCGAGCAACTCGCGGTGATCAGCCACGATCGCACGTTCGACTCGATGACCGACGCGACGGTCTCCGTCGAGAAATCCGGGCAGGCCTCGGAGGTCGTCCTCGACTGA
- a CDS encoding metallophosphoesterase, with translation MPTITHFADTHLGHRQYGLKQRADDMLSTTRTTIDAMLADDPDAIVLPGDLFHSRDLRPKVLHRIERDLDRIPDSVPVLVSRGNHDENLTPREVTWLNYLHERGQIVFLRAHLDPDATTFEPYDPAGPGQDAGFYDVEAGLDGPIRVFGLQYRGAKTARALDAAADGIRATNAAHGDPAMVVLLAHFGIEEEVPSLGGSISHTDLDPVREVVDYLALGHIHKRYESGDWIYNPGSPEAHSTREGSDDWDHGYYRVSIPGDGDGASDSDGAIDGQAEVDGDPSSAFAVEHVPTKRRPYYRIVIDVTPHDSAGALTSAVHDQVRAEQSAIDAHCSQDRFTARGDPRAPIVDLRFTGTLQFERGAFRPDELADWVEDSVGALYVQVNTGIRTASVQELVADIDEPVFEDGRLNTDALERRVFETIARESPYDDHADAVADVLDSAHRMAQVDEAPDDVRDAVSAARRELFPDRADEVVLDIEEDPFDDGDAAGESADDSVVPTAATGGQGPDTGDETDSVAVDDPATGDDGPGDESDPSASDESRDGDDADAAQTTTDDPPGAAENTGESEDAGPTLTDYTEADR, from the coding sequence ATGCCGACGATCACACACTTCGCGGACACACACCTCGGCCACCGCCAGTACGGACTCAAACAACGTGCAGACGACATGCTGTCGACCACGCGCACGACCATCGACGCCATGCTGGCGGACGATCCCGACGCGATCGTCCTGCCCGGCGACCTGTTTCACTCGCGGGACCTCCGACCGAAGGTGCTCCATCGGATCGAGCGCGACCTCGATCGGATTCCCGACAGCGTGCCGGTACTCGTCTCGCGAGGCAATCACGACGAGAACCTCACGCCACGCGAGGTCACCTGGCTGAACTACCTCCACGAGCGCGGCCAGATCGTCTTCTTGCGCGCGCACCTCGATCCCGACGCGACGACCTTCGAACCCTACGATCCCGCCGGTCCCGGCCAGGACGCTGGCTTCTACGACGTCGAGGCCGGACTGGACGGCCCGATCCGTGTGTTCGGGTTGCAGTACCGCGGTGCGAAAACCGCTCGTGCACTCGACGCCGCCGCCGACGGGATTCGCGCCACGAACGCGGCCCACGGCGACCCCGCGATGGTCGTCCTCCTGGCGCATTTCGGCATCGAGGAGGAGGTGCCCTCGCTCGGCGGATCCATCTCGCATACCGATCTCGATCCGGTCCGCGAGGTCGTCGATTACCTCGCGCTCGGGCACATTCACAAGCGCTACGAATCGGGCGACTGGATCTACAATCCGGGATCGCCGGAGGCCCACTCCACCCGGGAGGGCAGCGACGACTGGGACCACGGCTACTATCGGGTGTCGATCCCTGGCGACGGAGACGGCGCGAGCGATTCGGACGGCGCGATCGACGGGCAGGCCGAGGTCGATGGAGACCCCAGTTCCGCCTTCGCGGTCGAGCACGTCCCGACCAAGCGTCGTCCCTACTATCGGATCGTGATCGACGTGACGCCGCACGACTCGGCGGGCGCGTTGACGAGCGCGGTCCACGATCAGGTCCGGGCCGAACAGTCCGCGATCGACGCCCACTGCAGTCAGGACCGATTCACGGCGCGTGGTGACCCCCGAGCGCCGATCGTCGATCTGCGGTTTACCGGCACGTTGCAGTTCGAGCGCGGCGCGTTCCGCCCGGACGAACTCGCGGACTGGGTCGAAGATTCGGTCGGCGCGCTGTACGTCCAGGTGAACACCGGGATTCGGACGGCGTCGGTCCAGGAGTTGGTCGCTGACATCGACGAACCGGTCTTCGAGGACGGCCGGCTGAACACCGATGCGCTCGAACGGCGGGTCTTCGAGACGATCGCTCGGGAGTCACCGTACGACGACCACGCCGACGCGGTCGCAGACGTGCTCGACAGTGCCCACCGGATGGCCCAGGTCGACGAGGCCCCCGACGACGTTCGTGACGCGGTGAGTGCGGCCCGGCGCGAGTTGTTCCCGGATCGCGCAGACGAGGTCGTCCTCGACATCGAGGAAGACCCGTTCGACGACGGGGACGCTGCCGGGGAGTCGGCTGACGACTCCGTGGTGCCGACGGCCGCCACTGGCGGTCAGGGGCCCGACACCGGCGACGAGACCGATTCCGTGGCCGTCGACGACCCGGCGACGGGCGACGACGGGCCGGGCGACGAGAGCGACCCGAGCGCGTCCGACGAATCGAGAGACGGTGACGACGCCGATGCGGCCCAGACGACGACCGACGACCCGCCCGGGGCTGCCGAGAACACCGGTGAGTCCGAGGACGCGGGCCCGACACTCACGGATTACACGGAGGCCGATCGATGA
- a CDS encoding VOC family protein yields the protein MTDEPVTADPPDSPFRTTGVDHVTIWGSNAEDTIAFYRDLLGMPLVLRQPNLDDRRQTHLFFDIGDGRLLTVFVNPDRESNRGRQPTPTGGVHHLAFSVDPGEFEEVLTALDDAGHGYNVFDRGIFYSAYTTDHNGLVIELATDKYDVPADRRGEVLAKAQEIREEAGAEFAEEEHLEAALDELGIEATAAELPDAATGADTR from the coding sequence ATGACCGACGAGCCAGTCACCGCCGACCCGCCCGACAGTCCGTTTCGCACGACGGGCGTCGATCACGTCACGATCTGGGGATCGAACGCCGAGGATACGATCGCGTTCTATCGCGACCTCCTCGGAATGCCGCTGGTGCTCCGCCAGCCGAACCTGGACGACCGCCGCCAGACGCACCTGTTTTTCGACATCGGAGACGGGCGACTGTTGACGGTGTTCGTCAATCCCGATCGCGAGTCGAATCGCGGGCGACAGCCGACGCCGACCGGCGGGGTCCACCACCTCGCCTTCTCGGTCGATCCAGGCGAGTTCGAGGAGGTGCTCACGGCGCTCGACGACGCCGGCCACGGCTACAACGTCTTCGACCGGGGGATCTTCTACTCGGCATACACCACCGACCACAACGGCCTCGTGATCGAACTCGCGACCGACAAGTACGACGTGCCCGCCGACCGCCGCGGTGAAGTGCTCGCGAAAGCCCAGGAAATCCGCGAGGAGGCGGGCGCGGAGTTCGCCGAGGAAGAGCATCTCGAAGCCGCACTCGACGAGTTAGGCATCGAGGCGACCGCCGCGGAGTTGCCCGACGCCGCGACGGGTGCGGACACCCGGTAG
- a CDS encoding cellulase family glycosylhydrolase, with product MGHTDDGDRDRAEPTDVSRRRFLQSGAVTGALAVGAGAGLASAATSIDDASIESFAPLAVDPDNRIVRGDTGEVFTIRGLNVPDPKRMAITEQMRGKTMNGLINMITDTTNGWHPRAIRIPAQPCDIGEHPIGNTGPTWEEFAPEVIENETNEFMTMDRTLQRPPQPPAFTQEQLETYLQEYYDPVVEHCKERGVYCIVDFHRHWHEQPPGDGEGSGPTGMGPEGAAEAENHLPYDSEYTNYWASNAFYGTDHPASWGYVDQTFRNSMDAEYVTEEMIDSGETPYTQWEVNQALVDEALMFWDTVAERYADEPHVVFEPFNEPTAPGIWGPVEDYGAYMMKPLWHTFVDEFATPLIDTIREHTPDTHIMMGLPGWCQATQAVHWRPLPDDNLSITWHNYAGHGVSREANWLNEKCVGEGCWEPEQSQGLQEAMDVHPVAVTEFGWFDREYADQVLYDDQIEIDKWIRGSIPPQQSTESYGKPFIEAMESDDRISWVAWCADNRWLPTMFKPITTNQSDFELTNGNYYETPDDEFPVNCEELPCEWELWDDPNMGQYVKDTLAEHKDDRVPFPSEYNPTDPDGDGLYEDVNENGKVDFNDVNELFQRITAAGIEDDRRFDFTGDGTVDVQDVLALFEMV from the coding sequence ATGGGACACACCGACGACGGCGATCGGGATCGCGCGGAACCAACGGACGTCTCGCGGCGGCGATTCCTGCAGAGCGGGGCCGTGACGGGGGCGCTGGCGGTCGGCGCTGGGGCCGGCCTCGCGAGCGCGGCGACGAGTATCGACGACGCCTCGATCGAGTCGTTCGCGCCACTCGCGGTCGATCCGGACAACCGGATCGTGCGTGGGGACACCGGCGAGGTGTTCACGATCCGTGGCCTGAACGTGCCAGATCCAAAGCGGATGGCCATCACCGAGCAGATGCGTGGCAAGACGATGAACGGCCTGATCAACATGATCACGGACACGACGAACGGGTGGCATCCGCGGGCCATCCGAATTCCGGCCCAACCGTGCGACATCGGTGAGCACCCCATCGGGAACACGGGCCCGACCTGGGAGGAGTTCGCGCCCGAGGTCATCGAGAACGAGACCAACGAGTTCATGACGATGGATCGGACGCTTCAGCGTCCGCCGCAGCCACCGGCGTTCACTCAGGAGCAACTCGAAACGTATCTCCAAGAGTACTACGACCCCGTCGTCGAACACTGCAAGGAGCGCGGCGTCTACTGCATCGTCGACTTCCACCGCCACTGGCACGAACAGCCGCCGGGCGACGGTGAGGGGTCGGGTCCGACCGGGATGGGGCCCGAAGGCGCCGCCGAGGCCGAGAACCACCTGCCGTACGACAGCGAGTACACCAACTACTGGGCGTCCAACGCGTTCTACGGAACGGATCACCCGGCCTCCTGGGGCTACGTCGACCAGACGTTCCGGAACAGCATGGACGCCGAGTACGTCACCGAGGAGATGATCGACAGCGGCGAGACGCCGTACACCCAGTGGGAGGTCAACCAGGCGTTGGTCGACGAGGCCCTGATGTTCTGGGACACCGTTGCCGAGCGGTACGCCGACGAACCCCACGTCGTCTTCGAGCCGTTCAACGAACCGACCGCGCCCGGCATCTGGGGGCCAGTCGAGGACTACGGCGCCTACATGATGAAACCGCTGTGGCACACCTTCGTCGACGAGTTCGCCACGCCACTCATCGACACGATCCGGGAGCACACGCCGGACACCCACATCATGATGGGGCTCCCTGGCTGGTGTCAGGCCACGCAGGCCGTCCACTGGCGACCGCTGCCCGACGATAACCTCTCGATAACGTGGCACAACTACGCGGGCCACGGAGTCAGCAGAGAAGCAAACTGGCTCAACGAGAAGTGCGTCGGCGAGGGCTGCTGGGAGCCCGAACAATCCCAGGGCTTGCAGGAAGCGATGGACGTTCACCCCGTCGCAGTCACCGAGTTCGGGTGGTTCGACCGGGAGTACGCGGATCAGGTGCTGTACGACGACCAGATAGAGATCGACAAGTGGATCAGAGGATCCATTCCACCCCAGCAGAGCACGGAAAGTTACGGCAAACCGTTCATCGAGGCGATGGAGTCCGACGACCGCATCTCCTGGGTCGCGTGGTGTGCCGACAATCGCTGGCTCCCGACGATGTTCAAGCCCATCACGACGAATCAGAGCGACTTCGAGTTGACGAACGGAAACTACTACGAGACGCCCGACGACGAGTTCCCGGTCAACTGCGAGGAGTTGCCCTGCGAGTGGGAACTCTGGGACGATCCGAACATGGGCCAGTACGTCAAAGACACACTCGCCGAGCACAAAGACGACCGCGTCCCGTTCCCGAGTGAGTACAACCCGACCGACCCCGACGGTGACGGCCTGTACGAGGACGTCAACGAGAACGGGAAAGTCGATTTCAACGACGTGAACGAACTGTTCCAGCGCATCACCGCAGCGGGGATCGAAGACGACCGGCGATTCGACTTCACCGGCGACGGCACCGTCGACGTACAGGACGTCCTCGCGCTGTTCGAGATGGTCTGA
- a CDS encoding UDP-N-acetyl glucosamine 2-epimerase — translation MTDGMTVHDDRLARQMDAGEFVLAVVTATKPDFYKQAPVVTAAIERGLPVFVLHTGQHYDDHVGHGLSEYDLEERVAVDLGIRGGLTEKTAQVNRRIGALAERLDEDWPDTTVLPMVHGDTHAAGIVPQAWMFATNQAVAHNEAGLRGMSPDYDDHADPAAFVDAQWSGEWSINRAEPFPEQYDTFVGSAASIYQFAPVELNREHLEREGYPRAVDGRERIPVVGNSVVDAIEMKGDDDLDRSVFDVYPVLEERDDWLRVDIHRRANLLPERFTAIVEAVIALVEDGYNVNFVELHATKTALENYGYRDRLQRLADERENFLFTGLWKKHAHVYEFLRSGQCLAEFTDSGSMQEELNEIDEAICLTARYNTDRPETVFEAETNLLVPPIGGEYVTDLIEYVLETDSVRERIQTGPKLYGNAVGETIVDFLDERREEEPFDWAHERVGFESSDQDFAYL, via the coding sequence ATGACTGACGGGATGACGGTCCACGACGACCGACTCGCCCGGCAAATGGACGCAGGCGAGTTCGTGCTCGCCGTCGTGACCGCGACCAAGCCCGACTTCTACAAGCAGGCCCCGGTCGTGACCGCGGCGATCGAACGCGGCCTCCCGGTGTTCGTCCTCCACACCGGCCAGCACTACGACGATCACGTGGGCCACGGCCTCAGCGAGTACGACCTCGAAGAGCGCGTCGCGGTCGATCTGGGCATCCGTGGAGGACTGACCGAGAAGACCGCACAGGTCAACCGACGGATCGGTGCGCTCGCCGAGCGCCTCGACGAGGACTGGCCGGACACGACGGTGCTGCCGATGGTCCACGGCGACACTCACGCGGCGGGGATCGTCCCGCAGGCGTGGATGTTCGCGACCAACCAGGCCGTCGCGCACAACGAGGCCGGTCTCCGGGGGATGTCGCCCGACTACGACGACCACGCCGATCCCGCGGCGTTCGTCGACGCCCAGTGGTCCGGCGAGTGGTCGATCAATCGTGCGGAACCGTTCCCCGAGCAGTACGACACGTTCGTCGGGTCGGCGGCGTCGATCTATCAGTTCGCGCCCGTCGAGTTGAACCGCGAGCACCTCGAACGCGAGGGGTATCCCCGCGCGGTCGACGGCCGCGAGCGCATCCCCGTCGTGGGCAACTCCGTGGTCGACGCCATCGAGATGAAAGGCGACGACGACCTCGACCGGAGCGTCTTCGACGTCTATCCCGTCCTCGAAGAGCGCGACGACTGGCTCCGGGTCGACATCCACCGGCGGGCGAACCTGTTGCCCGAACGGTTCACGGCGATCGTCGAGGCGGTCATCGCACTGGTCGAGGACGGCTACAACGTCAACTTCGTGGAGTTGCACGCGACGAAGACCGCCCTCGAAAACTACGGTTATCGCGATCGGCTCCAGCGACTGGCCGACGAGCGCGAGAACTTCCTGTTTACCGGGCTCTGGAAGAAACACGCCCACGTCTACGAGTTCCTCCGCTCGGGGCAGTGTCTCGCGGAGTTCACCGACTCCGGCAGCATGCAAGAGGAACTCAACGAGATCGACGAGGCGATCTGTCTGACCGCACGGTACAACACCGACCGCCCGGAGACGGTCTTCGAGGCCGAGACCAATCTGCTCGTCCCGCCGATCGGCGGCGAGTACGTCACCGATCTGATCGAGTACGTCCTGGAGACCGACAGCGTGCGCGAGCGGATTCAGACCGGGCCGAAACTCTATGGGAATGCGGTCGGCGAGACCATCGTCGACTTTCTCGACGAGCGTCGCGAGGAGGAGCCGTTCGACTGGGCGCACGAACGCGTCGGCTTCGAGAGCAGCGATCAGGACTTCGCGTATCTCTGA
- a CDS encoding DUF2240 family protein: MSLEGTVAAPYRDRGTTAMSKSEFVVALSLDRDWFSPDQAERVIDVARSEGLLDQDDDTLTIDIDPATVDLPEGFVPDESILQQRSTFERVLERVTSAGVEKRTAVAEINRLQGDLAVPIEAAAVVYARQEGVALGELPATVLADLGETGE, translated from the coding sequence ATGAGTCTCGAAGGTACCGTCGCCGCACCCTATCGCGATCGCGGGACGACCGCGATGTCGAAAAGCGAGTTCGTCGTCGCGCTCTCGCTCGATCGCGACTGGTTCTCACCGGATCAGGCCGAGCGCGTCATCGACGTCGCCCGATCGGAGGGCCTGCTCGACCAGGACGACGACACCCTCACGATCGACATCGACCCCGCCACCGTCGACTTGCCCGAGGGGTTCGTCCCCGACGAGTCGATCCTCCAGCAGCGCTCGACGTTCGAACGCGTCCTCGAACGCGTGACGAGCGCGGGTGTCGAGAAACGGACCGCCGTCGCCGAAATCAATCGTCTCCAGGGCGATCTCGCGGTCCCGATCGAGGCCGCCGCGGTGGTCTACGCCAGACAGGAGGGCGTCGCGCTCGGTGAGTTGCCGGCGACCGTGCTGGCCGACCTGGGCGAGACCGGCGAGTGA
- a CDS encoding 30S ribosomal protein S8e — translation MQFQGRSDRKRTGGRRRPVRDKRKSDLGSEPTEPQVGEPTLKTIDAHGGTQKVRAIRTNVASVADGDTVEEAAIENVVENAANPNYARRNIVTKGAIVDTDVGQARVTSRPGQDGQVNAVLVD, via the coding sequence ATGCAATTCCAGGGCCGTTCAGACCGGAAACGGACCGGCGGTCGTCGCCGCCCCGTTCGCGACAAGCGCAAATCCGACCTTGGCAGCGAACCGACCGAACCGCAGGTCGGCGAGCCGACACTGAAGACCATCGACGCCCACGGCGGGACCCAGAAAGTGCGTGCGATCCGCACGAACGTCGCCAGCGTCGCCGACGGCGACACCGTCGAGGAGGCCGCCATCGAGAACGTCGTCGAGAACGCCGCCAATCCAAACTACGCGCGCCGAAACATCGTCACGAAAGGCGCGATCGTCGACACCGACGTCGGCCAGGCGCGGGTCACCTCCCGGCCCGGACAGGACGGCCAGGTCAACGCCGTCCTCGTCGACTGA
- the npdG gene encoding NADPH-dependent F420 reductase, whose protein sequence is MTIAILGGTGDIGEGLTLRFARDTDHDVIVGSRDAERAAERAATYRSQLDKHGRAADIDGRANAAAAAAADIVVAAVPPYHLRETIESVTDGLDDETVLVTPAVGMSRDDAGMHYDRPGAGSVTELAASAAPDRVAVVGAAHTLPAARLADLDAELGIDTVLVGPTEPKARVAALFEAVEGLRPVDAGPLANAAEIEAVTPLLINVAQNTDGLDQLGVRFQ, encoded by the coding sequence ATGACCATCGCGATCCTCGGTGGCACCGGTGACATCGGAGAGGGACTGACACTCAGATTCGCGCGCGACACCGATCACGACGTGATCGTCGGGTCACGCGACGCGGAGCGGGCGGCCGAGCGTGCCGCGACCTATCGCTCCCAACTCGACAAGCACGGTCGCGCCGCCGATATCGACGGGCGCGCCAACGCGGCGGCCGCGGCGGCAGCCGACATCGTCGTCGCGGCGGTCCCGCCCTATCACCTCCGCGAGACGATCGAGAGCGTCACCGACGGTCTCGACGACGAGACGGTTCTCGTGACGCCCGCAGTCGGGATGAGCCGCGACGACGCGGGCATGCACTACGACCGGCCCGGCGCGGGCAGCGTCACCGAACTCGCCGCGAGCGCCGCGCCGGATCGCGTCGCGGTCGTCGGCGCGGCCCACACGCTTCCGGCGGCCAGACTCGCGGATCTGGACGCCGAGTTGGGGATCGACACCGTTCTCGTCGGGCCCACGGAGCCCAAAGCCCGGGTCGCCGCCCTGTTCGAGGCGGTCGAAGGGCTTCGCCCGGTCGACGCCGGCCCACTCGCCAACGCCGCCGAAATCGAGGCGGTGACACCGCTTCTCATCAACGTCGCACAGAACACGGACGGTCTCGACCAACTGGGCGTTCGCTTCCAGTAG
- a CDS encoding CBS domain-containing protein, giving the protein MTTIAPESATVEEYMTRAVATVHPDDTVAAVAERIAAQDEYSGFPVTDDGHIEGFVSASDLLLANDESAIATVMSRDLLVAAPEMKVDAAARVILRSGIQRLPVVDEAGDLIGIISNADVIRSQIERATPDTVAELKSTIEQAHGVETDQARRDVSIDELRPTQSKVYGDELQGRQYELQRGLAEPLVVVDNDGELLLADGHHRSTAGRELGIEQMEAYVIETDEHVALELEEAAADAGVDRIADVEIVDYARHPLIESTERFRDDE; this is encoded by the coding sequence ATGACGACGATCGCTCCCGAGTCCGCGACGGTCGAGGAGTACATGACACGGGCGGTCGCCACGGTGCACCCCGACGACACGGTCGCCGCGGTGGCCGAACGAATCGCCGCCCAGGACGAGTACAGCGGGTTTCCGGTGACCGACGACGGTCACATCGAGGGGTTCGTCAGTGCGAGTGACCTCCTGTTGGCCAACGACGAGAGTGCGATCGCGACGGTGATGAGCCGGGATCTTCTCGTCGCTGCGCCGGAAATGAAAGTCGACGCCGCCGCGCGTGTCATCCTCCGCTCGGGGATCCAGCGATTACCCGTCGTCGACGAGGCGGGCGATCTCATCGGGATCATCTCGAACGCGGACGTCATCCGCAGCCAGATCGAGCGCGCCACGCCCGACACCGTTGCCGAACTCAAATCGACGATCGAACAGGCCCACGGCGTCGAGACCGACCAGGCCCGCCGCGACGTCTCGATCGACGAGTTGCGGCCGACCCAGTCGAAAGTGTACGGCGACGAGCTCCAGGGCCGACAGTACGAACTCCAGCGCGGCCTGGCCGAACCGCTGGTCGTCGTCGACAACGACGGCGAGTTGTTGCTCGCTGACGGCCACCACCGCTCGACGGCGGGCCGCGAACTCGGGATCGAACAGATGGAGGCGTACGTCATCGAGACCGACGAGCACGTCGCCCTCGAACTCGAAGAGGCCGCCGCGGACGCCGGCGTCGACCGGATCGCCGACGTCGAAATCGTCGATTACGCCCGCCACCCGCTGATCGAGTCGACCGAGCGGTTCCGCGACGACGAATAG